One stretch of Punica granatum isolate Tunisia-2019 chromosome 5, ASM765513v2, whole genome shotgun sequence DNA includes these proteins:
- the LOC116208108 gene encoding zeatin O-glucosyltransferase-like, which translates to MAPASDHPHPVYGWKEPCTPPVGASEVVVVMVPLPAQGHLNQLLHLSRLISSYGIPVHYVAAATHIHQAKFRVHGWDLSSATAKRLLHVHGFDIPPFPSPPPDPTSKSKFPSQLIPSIEAASFHLRHHVADLVRSLASGSMRRVVVIHDSLMASAVQDAFSVSNAETFVFHSVSAFSVYWYLARAAAGQLPLGENDCIFLEDPPPLEGCFPAEFLKFIEHQYKFVHLGSGRLYNTSRAIEKVFMELLEKEEVNQTHWAVGPFNPVRIPSSSSLASEKARPEGGKHKCIEWLDRQSSNSVIYISFGTTIALSKEQIREIATGLESSGQRFIWVLRDADKGDMFNNANDDDDSYETRKLAELSLPKGFEERVEGVGLVVREWAPQLEILGHPSVGGFMSHCGWNSCMESITVGVPIAAWPMHSDQLSNSVLVTRILRIGVMVKEWPALVNSALVDSSSIQRAVKLLMSSQEGDCVRKRAAELGEAVQRSVRDGGVSRAELDLFIAHITRCS; encoded by the exons ATGGCTCCCGCTTCTGACCACCCACACCCCGTCTATGGCTGGAAAGAGCCGTGCACGCCACCGGTTGGAGCCAGCGAGGTGGTAGTAGTAATGGTCCCTCTTCCGGCACAAGGCCACCTGAACCAACTCCTCCACCTATCCCGCCTCATCTCCTCCTACGGCATCCCCGTCCACTACGTTGCTGCCGCCACCCACATCCACCAGGCCAAGTTCCGCGTACACGGTTGGGATCTGTCCTCAGCTACCGCCAAGCGCCTTCTCCATGTCCACGGCTTCGATATCCCTCccttcccctcccctccccccgACCCAACCTCGAAATCCAAGTTTCCCTCCCAGCTCATCCCTTCCATTGAAGCCGCCTCGTTCCACCTCCGTCACCACGTAGCGGACCTCGTGCGGTCCCTGGCCTCAGGGTCCATGCGGCGGGTCGTGGTGATCCACGACTCCCTCATGGCCTCAGCAGTCCAAGATGCCTTCTCAGTCTCAAACGCAGAGACGTTCGTTTTCCACAGCGTCTCAGCCTTCTCAGTCTACTGGTACCTTGCCCGGGCTGCTGCGGGTCAGCTGCCACTGGGAGAGAATGACTGCATTTTCCTGGAGGACCCGCCGCCACTAGAAGGTTGCTTTCCGGCCGAGTTCTTGAAGTTCATCGAGCACCAGTACAAGTTTGTGCATCTCGGCTCTGGCAGGCTTTACAACACGTCCAG GGCGATCGAAAAAGTGTTCATGGAACTACTAGAGAAGGAAGAGGTTAATCAGACTCACTGGGCGGTGGGACCATTCAATCCGGTGAGGAtcccatcatcatcatcgctAGCCAGCGAGAAGGCAAGACCTGAAGGTGGCAAGCACAAATGCATCGAGTGGCTCGACCGCCAATCGTCGAACTCCGTGATTTACATCTCTTTTGGCACGACGATAGCCCTCAGCAAGGAGCAGATTCGCGAGATCGCCACAGGGCTCGAGAGCAGCGGGCAGCGGTTCATCTGGGTGCTGAGGGATGCGGACAAGGGCGACATGTTTAACAATGCGAACGACGACGACGACAGTTACGAAACACGAAAGCTAGCCGAGTTATCTCTCCCGAAAGGGTTCGAGGAGAGAGTGGAAGGGGTGGGACTCGTGGTGAGGGAATGGGCGCCCCAGCTCGAGATTCTGGGGCACCCGTCGGTCGGAGGGTTCATGAGCCATTGCGGGTGGAACTCGTGCATGGAGAGCATAACCGTGGGAGTGCCCATTGCGGCATGGCCGATGCACTCAGACCAGCTGAGCAATAGCGTCCTTGTTACGAGGATCCTCAGGATCGGTGTCATGGTCAAGGAATGGCCAGCCCTGGTGAACAGCGCTCTCGTGGATTCGTCATCCATCCAGAGGGCTGTGAAGCTGCTCATGTCATCGCAGGAAGGGGACTGCGTGAGGAAGAGAGCAGCCGAACTGGGTGAGGCTGTCCAGAGGTCGGTCCGTGATGGGGGAGTCTCCCGGGCGGAGTTGGACTTGTTCATCGCTCATATCACCAGATGCAGCTAG
- the LOC116208110 gene encoding uncharacterized protein LOC116208110 isoform X2 has product MTWDLWGPPNNQVEPGCMNSTLVQRQSDFYAGFGVDLIEENVQNEMSCVQVLRILIAKADAEIDELEKCLVSLQCELAGEEHEEWYDVCCDTLKEKIDFVNKSLRSLRSNAGDCASDPLSMHREPAEKTHEILKRLLTNYLRKNHEKAVETAAGNSSMDVQDTLSLDSNRKQEKIDSDSKNESDEFLQQPTDVIDEVNTLNTLKRRSRHESSALGEESYRLSLTKEGKREDQRTGIVQLHDVTVNGKSKLGLEPRHRKKRKELSGPSAERSQSPHEEIPSAVSKAEVPRKFSIGNGRFNEPSREKTVKKMVVALTALPPNNSGQVLRPSKVRRDAPVSLNSLHSREKEAESMLEEDLLITELNESLDSPRELEPLPASDAVDILQDMKLDDLRAIAKEKKLKGYHKLPKKVLVEKIVNSLGSC; this is encoded by the exons ATGACTTGGGATCTCTGGGGTCCTCCAAATAATCAAG TTGAACCAGGGTGCATGAACAGCACACTTGTTCAACGACAATCTGACTTCTATGCTGGTTTTGGCGTTG ATCTGATAGAAGAGAATGTACAGAATGAGATGTCCTGTGTGCAAGTGCTGAGGATTTTGATAGCAAAAGCTGATGCTGAAATCGACGAGCTGGAGAAGTGTCTCGTGTCTCTTCAGTGTGAACTTGCCGGGGAGGAACATGAAGAGTGGTATGATGTTTGCTGTGATACTTTAAAGGAGAAGATCGACTTTGTCAACAAATCTTTGAGGAGCTTAAGGAGCAATGCCGGGGATTGTGCAAGTGACCCTTTAAGTATGCACAGAGAACCTGCTGAAAAAACACATGAAATATTGAAACGTTTGCTGACTAATTACCTCAGAAAAAATCATGAGAAG GCCGTGGAAACTGCTGCTGGAAATTCCAGCATGGATGTTCAGgatactctctctctcgattctAACAGGAAACAAGAAAAGATCGATTCtgattcaaaaaatgaaagtgATGAG TTTCTTCAACAGCCTACTGATGTCATCGATGAAGTCAACACTCTGAATACTTTGAAAAGGAGATCCCGGCATGAATCTAGTGCATTGGGAGAAGAAAGTTACCGACTATCTTTGACGAAAGAAGGTAAAAGAGAAGATCAGCGCACTGGCATAGTACAACTGCATGATGTTACTGTGAATGGCAAGTCCAAATTGGGCCTGGAACCGAGACACAGGAAAAAGAGGAAGGAGCTAAGTGGTCCAAGCGCTGAAAGATCACAATCTCCTCATGAAGAGATTCCATCGGCTGTTTCAAAAGCCGAAGTACCAAGAAAGTTCAGCATTGGGAACGGCCGCTTTAATGAGCCTTCGAGGGAGAAGACAGTGAAGAAGATGGTTGTGGCACTCACGGCTTTGCCACCAAACAATAGCGGACAGGTATTGCGACCTTCCAAGGTGAGAAGAGATGCACCTGTTAGTTTGAACTCCTTGCACTCACGTGAAAAAGAGGCTGAAAGTATGCTCGAGGAAGATCTGCTCATAACGGAATTGAATGAGTCGCTTGATTCCCCCAGGGAGCTGGAGCCTTTGCCAGCATCTGATGCAGTAGATATCCTGCAAGATATGAAACTAGATGATCTAAGGGCCATTGCAAAGGAAAAGAAGCTGAAAGGGTACCACAAGCTCCCAAAGAAAGTATTGGTCGAAAAGATAGTGAACTCTCTGGGTAGTTGCTGA
- the LOC116208110 gene encoding uncharacterized protein LOC116208110 isoform X1, whose amino-acid sequence MTDHENRLMRGISSRNDCSAVEPGCMNSTLVQRQSDFYAGFGVDLIEENVQNEMSCVQVLRILIAKADAEIDELEKCLVSLQCELAGEEHEEWYDVCCDTLKEKIDFVNKSLRSLRSNAGDCASDPLSMHREPAEKTHEILKRLLTNYLRKNHEKAVETAAGNSSMDVQDTLSLDSNRKQEKIDSDSKNESDEFLQQPTDVIDEVNTLNTLKRRSRHESSALGEESYRLSLTKEGKREDQRTGIVQLHDVTVNGKSKLGLEPRHRKKRKELSGPSAERSQSPHEEIPSAVSKAEVPRKFSIGNGRFNEPSREKTVKKMVVALTALPPNNSGQVLRPSKVRRDAPVSLNSLHSREKEAESMLEEDLLITELNESLDSPRELEPLPASDAVDILQDMKLDDLRAIAKEKKLKGYHKLPKKVLVEKIVNSLGSC is encoded by the exons ATGACTGATCACGAGAATCGTTTAATGAGAGGCATTTCGTCTCGAAATGATTGCTCTGCAGTTGAACCAGGGTGCATGAACAGCACACTTGTTCAACGACAATCTGACTTCTATGCTGGTTTTGGCGTTG ATCTGATAGAAGAGAATGTACAGAATGAGATGTCCTGTGTGCAAGTGCTGAGGATTTTGATAGCAAAAGCTGATGCTGAAATCGACGAGCTGGAGAAGTGTCTCGTGTCTCTTCAGTGTGAACTTGCCGGGGAGGAACATGAAGAGTGGTATGATGTTTGCTGTGATACTTTAAAGGAGAAGATCGACTTTGTCAACAAATCTTTGAGGAGCTTAAGGAGCAATGCCGGGGATTGTGCAAGTGACCCTTTAAGTATGCACAGAGAACCTGCTGAAAAAACACATGAAATATTGAAACGTTTGCTGACTAATTACCTCAGAAAAAATCATGAGAAG GCCGTGGAAACTGCTGCTGGAAATTCCAGCATGGATGTTCAGgatactctctctctcgattctAACAGGAAACAAGAAAAGATCGATTCtgattcaaaaaatgaaagtgATGAG TTTCTTCAACAGCCTACTGATGTCATCGATGAAGTCAACACTCTGAATACTTTGAAAAGGAGATCCCGGCATGAATCTAGTGCATTGGGAGAAGAAAGTTACCGACTATCTTTGACGAAAGAAGGTAAAAGAGAAGATCAGCGCACTGGCATAGTACAACTGCATGATGTTACTGTGAATGGCAAGTCCAAATTGGGCCTGGAACCGAGACACAGGAAAAAGAGGAAGGAGCTAAGTGGTCCAAGCGCTGAAAGATCACAATCTCCTCATGAAGAGATTCCATCGGCTGTTTCAAAAGCCGAAGTACCAAGAAAGTTCAGCATTGGGAACGGCCGCTTTAATGAGCCTTCGAGGGAGAAGACAGTGAAGAAGATGGTTGTGGCACTCACGGCTTTGCCACCAAACAATAGCGGACAGGTATTGCGACCTTCCAAGGTGAGAAGAGATGCACCTGTTAGTTTGAACTCCTTGCACTCACGTGAAAAAGAGGCTGAAAGTATGCTCGAGGAAGATCTGCTCATAACGGAATTGAATGAGTCGCTTGATTCCCCCAGGGAGCTGGAGCCTTTGCCAGCATCTGATGCAGTAGATATCCTGCAAGATATGAAACTAGATGATCTAAGGGCCATTGCAAAGGAAAAGAAGCTGAAAGGGTACCACAAGCTCCCAAAGAAAGTATTGGTCGAAAAGATAGTGAACTCTCTGGGTAGTTGCTGA
- the LOC116208110 gene encoding uncharacterized protein LOC116208110 isoform X3, with translation MTDHENRLMRGISSRNDCSAVEPGCMNSTLVQRQSDFYAGFGVDLIEENVQNEMSCVQVLRILIAKADAEIDELEKCLVSLQCELAGEEHEEWYDVCCDTLKEKIDFVNKSLRSLRSNAGDCASDPLSMHREPAEKTHEILKRLLTNYLRKNHEKAVETAAGNSSMDVQDTLSLDSNRKQEKIDSDSKNESDEFLQQPTDVIDEVNTLNTLKRRSRHESSALGEESYRLSLTKEGKREDQRTGIVQLHDVTVNGKSKLGLEPRHRKKRKELSGPSAERSQSPHEEIPSAVSKAEVPRKFSIGNGRFNEPSREKTVKKMVVALTALPPNNSGQVLRPSKGAGAFASI, from the exons ATGACTGATCACGAGAATCGTTTAATGAGAGGCATTTCGTCTCGAAATGATTGCTCTGCAGTTGAACCAGGGTGCATGAACAGCACACTTGTTCAACGACAATCTGACTTCTATGCTGGTTTTGGCGTTG ATCTGATAGAAGAGAATGTACAGAATGAGATGTCCTGTGTGCAAGTGCTGAGGATTTTGATAGCAAAAGCTGATGCTGAAATCGACGAGCTGGAGAAGTGTCTCGTGTCTCTTCAGTGTGAACTTGCCGGGGAGGAACATGAAGAGTGGTATGATGTTTGCTGTGATACTTTAAAGGAGAAGATCGACTTTGTCAACAAATCTTTGAGGAGCTTAAGGAGCAATGCCGGGGATTGTGCAAGTGACCCTTTAAGTATGCACAGAGAACCTGCTGAAAAAACACATGAAATATTGAAACGTTTGCTGACTAATTACCTCAGAAAAAATCATGAGAAG GCCGTGGAAACTGCTGCTGGAAATTCCAGCATGGATGTTCAGgatactctctctctcgattctAACAGGAAACAAGAAAAGATCGATTCtgattcaaaaaatgaaagtgATGAG TTTCTTCAACAGCCTACTGATGTCATCGATGAAGTCAACACTCTGAATACTTTGAAAAGGAGATCCCGGCATGAATCTAGTGCATTGGGAGAAGAAAGTTACCGACTATCTTTGACGAAAGAAGGTAAAAGAGAAGATCAGCGCACTGGCATAGTACAACTGCATGATGTTACTGTGAATGGCAAGTCCAAATTGGGCCTGGAACCGAGACACAGGAAAAAGAGGAAGGAGCTAAGTGGTCCAAGCGCTGAAAGATCACAATCTCCTCATGAAGAGATTCCATCGGCTGTTTCAAAAGCCGAAGTACCAAGAAAGTTCAGCATTGGGAACGGCCGCTTTAATGAGCCTTCGAGGGAGAAGACAGTGAAGAAGATGGTTGTGGCACTCACGGCTTTGCCACCAAACAATAGCGGACAGGTATTGCGACCTTCCAAG GGAGCTGGAGCCTTTGCCAGCATCTGA